From Streptomyces qinzhouensis, one genomic window encodes:
- a CDS encoding peptidase C39 family protein — protein sequence MVRATTRRTLLGAAVAAAGTGALTTGARAAGPPSAASVPPAAPVRTARLVDNRFWSSYTDWRCGDADGTRAVAGRRPGVVIGRAAGVTDYTDPHTGRTEPWEYGVWVSPEHRPTVPATEVIASWNAHTPAGTWLQTELSGTYSDGTATPWFVLGRWASGDGDIRRTSVDGQTDGRSSIWTDTFSVDDAASGLRLVAYRLRLTLYRRPGTRLTPTVRRLGAMASDVPDRFTVPATAPGPARELAVPRYSQNIHIGRYPEYDNGGEAWCSPTSAQMIIEYWGRKPTADELSWVNPAYDDPQVCHAARSTYDYQYQGCGNWPFNTAYAASYPGMNAVVTRLGSLTELERLVRAGIPVITSQSFRKEELTGAGYGTAGHLMTVVGFTPDGDVIANDPASDTNAAVRRVYLRREWENIWLRTKRYDANGKVRSGTGGVCYILWPVSPVPSQYRVLKSLGLL from the coding sequence ATGGTCAGAGCCACCACGCGCAGGACCCTGCTGGGCGCCGCTGTCGCCGCCGCCGGTACGGGGGCGCTCACCACCGGCGCCCGGGCCGCGGGCCCGCCGTCCGCCGCGTCCGTACCCCCCGCCGCCCCCGTGAGGACCGCCCGGCTCGTGGACAACCGTTTCTGGAGCTCCTACACCGACTGGCGCTGCGGCGACGCCGACGGCACCCGGGCCGTCGCGGGCCGCCGCCCGGGCGTCGTGATCGGCCGGGCGGCCGGGGTCACCGACTACACCGATCCGCACACCGGGCGCACCGAGCCGTGGGAGTACGGCGTCTGGGTCTCGCCCGAGCACCGGCCCACGGTCCCCGCCACGGAGGTGATCGCCTCCTGGAACGCGCACACCCCGGCCGGCACCTGGCTCCAGACCGAGCTGAGCGGTACCTACTCCGACGGCACCGCCACCCCCTGGTTCGTGCTGGGCCGCTGGGCCTCGGGCGACGGCGACATCCGGCGCACCTCGGTCGACGGCCAGACGGACGGCCGGTCGAGCATCTGGACCGACACCTTCTCCGTCGACGACGCGGCGAGCGGACTGCGGCTCGTCGCGTACCGGCTCCGGCTGACCCTCTACCGCAGGCCCGGCACCCGGCTCACCCCCACGGTGCGGCGGCTGGGCGCGATGGCCTCCGACGTCCCGGACCGCTTCACCGTGCCCGCCACCGCACCCGGGCCCGCCCGGGAACTGGCCGTTCCCCGCTACTCGCAGAACATCCACATCGGCCGCTACCCCGAGTACGACAACGGCGGCGAGGCCTGGTGCAGCCCCACCTCCGCCCAGATGATCATCGAATACTGGGGGCGCAAGCCCACCGCCGACGAACTGTCCTGGGTGAACCCCGCGTACGACGACCCCCAGGTCTGCCACGCCGCCCGGTCCACCTACGACTACCAGTACCAGGGCTGCGGGAACTGGCCCTTCAACACGGCCTACGCCGCGAGCTACCCCGGGATGAACGCCGTGGTGACCCGCCTCGGTTCACTGACCGAGCTGGAGCGGCTGGTCCGCGCCGGGATCCCCGTCATCACGTCCCAGTCGTTCCGCAAGGAGGAGCTGACGGGCGCGGGCTACGGAACGGCGGGCCATCTGATGACAGTCGTCGGTTTCACCCCGGACGGCGATGTGATCGCCAACGACCCGGCCTCCGACACCAACGCCGCTGTCCGCCGGGTCTACCTCCGCCGCGAGTGGGAGAACATCTGGCTGCGTACGAAGAGGTACGACGCGAACGGCAAGGTCAGAAGCGGTACGGGCGGGGTCTGCTACATCCTCTGGCCGGTCAGCCCGGTGCCGAGCCAGTACCGGGTGCTGAAGTCACTCGG
- a CDS encoding uridine kinase family protein: MDHEPGSTAGYPGDALGPLAGELSAAPPSCGPVRLIAVDGHAGSGKTTFTARLADALAPTVPGGAVPVLHLDDLASHEALFGWTGRLLDQVVDPLARGVTAHYEPYDWTTRRFTAPRALPAAPVVLIEGVGAGRAAVRPYLTRLLWLERTSEEAWPRGRRRDGIGLSAFWDMWTVAETRHFLADPSRPYADTLVRECKEGYELLPGHPTTA; this comes from the coding sequence ATGGACCACGAGCCGGGAAGCACGGCGGGATACCCGGGAGACGCCCTGGGCCCACTGGCCGGCGAGCTGTCCGCGGCGCCGCCCTCGTGCGGTCCGGTGCGGCTGATCGCGGTCGACGGCCACGCCGGATCGGGCAAGACCACCTTCACCGCCCGGCTCGCGGACGCCCTCGCCCCCACCGTGCCCGGCGGCGCGGTCCCGGTGCTCCATCTCGACGACCTGGCCAGCCACGAGGCCCTCTTCGGCTGGACCGGGCGCCTCCTCGACCAGGTGGTCGATCCTCTGGCCCGGGGCGTGACGGCGCACTACGAGCCGTACGACTGGACCACGCGCCGTTTCACCGCCCCGCGCGCCCTGCCCGCCGCCCCCGTGGTGCTGATCGAGGGAGTCGGCGCCGGGCGGGCCGCGGTCCGCCCCTATCTGACCCGGCTGCTGTGGCTGGAGCGGACATCCGAGGAGGCGTGGCCGCGCGGCCGGCGGCGCGACGGCATCGGGCTTTCGGCCTTCTGGGATATGTGGACCGTGGCCGAGACCCGCCATTTCCTGGCCGATCCGTCCCGCCCGTACGCCGACACTCTGGTGAGGGAGTGCAAGGAGGGGTACGAGTTGCTTCCGGGACACCCCACGACCGCATGA
- a CDS encoding AAA family ATPase yields the protein MNLGTQGAPAPADLAWARGVDAYTMGAYPQAEEEFRTAVRLDPGMADGWLGLHALRVDTTNALLRMYRARDRFGEQRARHRRALNSWYWLGWWVQPVLESPRDLLLAHASHWLDGRHVPELDRALAGLPPVDADPQVRFLHSCRAYLVKDWEQLVRHTEPLVGDALLGIEAGLFAGMARVRLEMYGQAEPLLAAALMRCRSEQPQRKELRYWLARAHEGTGRTAAALPLYRAVHRVDPGFMDTAARLAAIAEYDGTDPLESGSLHDDPARSGLAVSLAGYGPGQETVEAEDGTALPDGPRPGGDPADRPPGTVPPAPADLGRSRDAPGGRRSAAALFPPGPTDPLLLAKALAELEHMVGMEPVKRQVKALSAQLEMARLRASQGLPVQPPKRHFVFSGPSGTGKTTVARILGRVFYALGLLGGDHLVEAQRSDLVGEFLGQTAVKANELIDSALGGVLFVDEAYSLSNSGYAKGDAYGDEALQVLLKRAEDNRDHLVVILAGYPEGMDRLLAANPGLTSRFTTRVDFPSYRPLELTRIGEVLAAENGDGWDQEAVEELRSICGHVVDQRWVDELGNGRFLRTLYEKSCAYRDLRLSGYPGTPTREDLSTLRLPDLMQAYGEVLSGRGPLERGPGDPPL from the coding sequence ATGAACCTCGGCACGCAGGGCGCTCCGGCCCCGGCCGATCTCGCCTGGGCGCGGGGAGTGGACGCCTACACGATGGGGGCCTATCCCCAGGCCGAGGAGGAGTTCCGTACCGCGGTCCGGCTGGACCCGGGAATGGCCGACGGCTGGCTCGGACTCCACGCGCTGCGGGTCGACACCACCAATGCCCTGCTGCGGATGTACCGCGCCCGGGACCGGTTCGGCGAGCAGCGCGCCCGTCACCGCCGGGCGCTCAACTCCTGGTACTGGCTGGGCTGGTGGGTCCAGCCGGTGCTGGAGAGCCCGCGGGATCTGCTGCTGGCGCACGCCTCCCACTGGCTGGACGGCCGCCACGTCCCGGAGCTCGACCGGGCGCTGGCCGGGCTGCCGCCGGTCGACGCCGATCCGCAGGTGCGGTTCCTGCACTCCTGCCGCGCCTATCTGGTCAAGGACTGGGAGCAGCTCGTCCGCCATACCGAGCCGCTGGTGGGCGACGCCCTGCTGGGTATCGAGGCGGGGCTGTTCGCCGGGATGGCGCGGGTGCGGCTGGAGATGTACGGACAGGCGGAGCCGCTGCTCGCGGCCGCCCTGATGCGCTGCCGCAGCGAGCAGCCGCAGCGCAAGGAGCTGCGGTACTGGCTGGCGCGGGCCCATGAGGGCACCGGCCGGACCGCCGCGGCCCTGCCGCTGTACCGGGCCGTGCACCGGGTCGACCCGGGGTTCATGGACACCGCGGCCCGGCTGGCCGCCATCGCCGAGTACGACGGTACGGACCCGCTGGAGAGCGGTTCGCTGCACGACGATCCGGCCCGCTCCGGGCTCGCGGTCTCCCTCGCCGGCTACGGCCCGGGGCAGGAGACCGTGGAAGCGGAGGACGGGACGGCGCTGCCGGACGGGCCCCGGCCGGGCGGCGATCCCGCCGACCGGCCGCCGGGCACGGTCCCCCCGGCGCCCGCCGACCTCGGCCGCAGCAGGGACGCCCCGGGGGGCCGGAGATCCGCCGCCGCGCTGTTCCCTCCCGGCCCGACGGATCCGCTGCTGCTGGCGAAGGCCCTGGCCGAGCTGGAGCACATGGTCGGGATGGAGCCGGTGAAACGGCAGGTGAAGGCGCTCTCGGCACAGCTGGAGATGGCCCGGCTGCGGGCGAGTCAGGGACTTCCGGTGCAGCCGCCGAAGCGGCATTTCGTCTTCTCGGGCCCGTCCGGCACCGGCAAGACCACCGTCGCCCGGATACTCGGCCGGGTCTTCTACGCGCTGGGGCTGCTCGGCGGCGACCATCTCGTAGAGGCCCAGCGGTCCGATCTGGTGGGCGAATTCCTCGGCCAGACGGCGGTGAAGGCGAACGAACTGATCGATTCGGCGCTCGGCGGGGTGCTGTTCGTGGACGAGGCGTACAGCCTCTCCAACTCGGGTTACGCGAAGGGGGACGCCTACGGCGACGAGGCGCTCCAGGTGCTGTTGAAGCGGGCCGAGGACAACCGTGACCACCTCGTGGTCATCCTGGCCGGCTATCCCGAGGGCATGGACCGGCTGCTGGCCGCCAATCCCGGGCTGACGTCACGGTTCACCACCCGGGTCGACTTCCCCTCGTACCGTCCGCTGGAACTGACCCGGATCGGTGAGGTCCTGGCCGCCGAGAACGGCGACGGCTGGGACCAGGAGGCGGTGGAGGAGCTGCGGTCCATCTGCGGCCATGTGGTCGACCAGCGGTGGGTCGACGAACTGGGCAACGGGCGCTTCCTGCGGACGCTGTACGAGAAGAGCTGCGCCTACCGGGATCTGCGGCTGTCCGGCTATCCCGGCACCCCGACCCGGGAGGATCTGTCGACGCTGCGGCTGCCGGATCTGATGCAGGCGTACGGCGAGGTGCTCTCGGGCCGCGGCCCACTGGAACGCGGCCCGGGGGACCCACCGCTCTAG
- a CDS encoding PH domain-containing protein — MSAAPAAAPPALPVTFRPRRTRIVLLSVGAVMFTVIAGTGLVLDNLSPGERISFIVTATGFLYVLWLLARPKVVADEDGVTVVNFTRTRRLAWAEILRVNLRRGDPWVFLDLSDGTSLPALGIQPGIAKDQAVADARALRALAESRTAADTD, encoded by the coding sequence ATGTCTGCCGCCCCCGCCGCCGCGCCGCCCGCTCTGCCGGTCACCTTCCGTCCCCGCCGTACCCGGATCGTCCTGCTCTCGGTCGGCGCGGTGATGTTCACCGTGATCGCGGGCACCGGGCTCGTCCTCGACAACCTGAGCCCGGGCGAGCGGATCAGCTTCATCGTCACCGCGACCGGCTTCCTGTACGTCCTCTGGCTGCTGGCCCGGCCCAAGGTGGTCGCCGACGAGGACGGCGTCACCGTCGTCAACTTCACCCGCACCCGCAGGCTGGCCTGGGCCGAGATCCTCCGGGTGAACCTGCGGCGGGGCGACCCCTGGGTCTTCCTCGACCTCAGCGACGGCACCAGCCTGCCCGCGCTCGGCATCCAGCCCGGTATCGCCAAGGACCAGGCCGTCGCGGACGCCCGCGCCCTGCGCGCCCTGGCCGAGTCCCGGACCGCCGCCGACACGGACTGA